In Salvia hispanica cultivar TCC Black 2014 unplaced genomic scaffold, UniMelb_Shisp_WGS_1.0 HiC_scaffold_1111, whole genome shotgun sequence, the DNA window CTCCATCCACCTAAAATCTTACTCCCCCGTCCcttaaattttatcacatttctCCAATTCCATCTATCCCACAaaatttttcacattttacttttcactatttttggtagtggatcccATGATCCACTTACTCATTCcaacacacattttattataaaactatataaaagtaggacccactctccactaaccttttcaacccaatttcaattatatttcttaaaacttgtgctcggtcaaagtgtgacaaaattGAAGGGACAGAGGGGGTAGTTCTTTGCTCAcggaaaaattattttgtccACTCAATCATACGTGTGTATGAGTTGGCCACGCGCAAGTGGTAACTTAAGGCCAAACATTTCAGATTCGAATTCACTTTAGCacaatctttaaatttatattcgttagcatgtaaaaaaatatccaGATTTATATCATTGATTTTGGCCGCTCActgaaatatattaaaatgatccatatttatatcattatgaaaTTTGGTGTACTGACCAAAAAATGATTATCTCGCAATCATAATGTCAATAACCATGTAACTTTAAAACTTGACTGGAATTAATCAAAGACTGAGATAGCCGAGTATATCGTGGTTGCGCTATTACTATCAGCACTTAATTAAAGGGAAATATAATCACATAGAACCCGTCGCAAATCACACTTATTCCAAAGCGTTTAATACTTGTAATCAAACGAAAAATTGTAGCTATGCAAACCTTTGTGAGCACATCATTTATTCGATAAATTTTCCAGTATGCAATTGACTCTCATCATTACTTTTACTCACGTAATGAACCCTAGTCAACACTCCCATTCAAATAATCAGctctagtattaattttaaaaatgcacgttcgaaaattataaactCTGAATGATTTAGTGCACCCCCAATTAAAAAACTGAATTAAAGGTGAAATCATTGATGATTAAAAGTGactaatacaaattaaaaaaatttcagagTGGGACAATGGAACGactaaatttggataaattatCTCACGGAGTTGTATCAAGTCCTTGAaacatttaaagtttaaacccaatttaaaaGTATTGTTTAATTAACGGATTCATTGCTTAGTTCACTCAAACACTTTAAAGTTTTAATGAATTTCCttcccaaaaatatatacttgaCCGACACTAATTTGTGGATCGCACGCTTTAATAGATTATCATGAATCACGACgttgcaaataaaaataaaaaatagcttAAGACAAAAATTCGAAGTTGAAGtgactagtattttttttttcaattcaaataaacatctgttcaaaatttaaaacaataaataaatttcaacgatggaaaaatgaaaaatctgtATCCTAACTCCTAATCTAACAGAACTAGAACAATTAATcggaaaaaaaacaagaaaaatgaaagaaataattatgtaCGTATCTCTGATACTTTCTTCTCAAACATGAATGCCAAAGACGGAATGGCTTCCCTCATCGTCGTCAAAATCTCAGACGCAGAAGGCCTAGTTCCAGGCGTCTCAGAAATGCACTTCGCCGCCAGCTCCGCCATCGCTCTAACTTCTCCCAAATCCACCTCCCCTCGCACCAGCCGCGGATCCACCATCTCCGCCGCGTTCATCAGCAGCGCCGGCGCCCTCGCCGCTAGCCTCTCTCCGGTGGCGGGGTTGAACGCCTCAATTCCAGTAATCAATTCCAAAACAACAACTCCGAAGCTGTACACGTCGTTCTTCTTCGAAACCAATCCCGTTCTGAGATACAGCGGATCGGTGTACCCCGGCGATCCCGTGATCATCGCCGCCGCCGATCTGCGCTTCCCCGACGCGGCGACGGCGGAGGAGAATCCGACCCTCGCCGATCCGAAATCGCAGAGCTTGCAATTGAGATCGCCGTCGAGAAGGACGTTCGAAGGCTTAACGTCGGCGTGGACGATGTGAGGGGCGCAGGTGTCGTGGAGATAGGCGATCGCGGAGGCGAGCTGGAACGCGACGGCGGCGCGTTGATTCCACGCGAGCGGAGGAGTGTGGGAGGCGTGATGGAGCTTGTGGTGCAGGGTGCCGTTGGGGACGAACTCCATTATCAGGGCGCCTTGATCTTCCGCGTAGCCGAGGAGCTTCACGATGTTTGGGTGGCGGATGTGGAGCAGGATTTGGAGCTCCTGGTTGAAGGCGTCGTACACGCGCTGGCTGCTGCCGCTGCTGCAGTAGAGCttgacggcggcggcggagtgGCGGAATTGGGCGAGGTAGACCGTGCTGAAGCCGCCGTAGCCGATGACAGTGGCGAAATCCTTGGTCAGTTTCTGTATCTCCTCGTATGATAAGCGGAGGCCGCCGCCGTCGGAATTAGAGTGTTTTGGGGATTTATCAACGGAGACGGCGGCCTTTGATTTGCACTTAGAGAGTTTGCGTTTGAGGAATTTGACGGGCCCCATGGATGGATGGATCGCGAGTTCATCAATGGGGTGGTTGTTATAAAGGGGGAAGCAGGGGCTGAAATTGACTAGTTCACTTCATATTCCTcttatttactactactatttatttatttattcatgggagtatatatatgtatttttttctttaattttcaattttattagtatgttttagttgatttatttttattatcaatCATTATGCAACTAATTAGAggcatataattatttttagaatgGAATACTGAAATGTATGCCAAATGGAAGAGCGTAGTGTAGTAGGAATGATGGAAGTGAGTAGGAAGGAAGCGTGAAAGAgagttttattaa includes these proteins:
- the LOC125197946 gene encoding probable receptor-like protein kinase At4g10390; the encoded protein is MGPVKFLKRKLSKCKSKAAVSVDKSPKHSNSDGGGLRLSYEEIQKLTKDFATVIGYGGFSTVYLAQFRHSAAAVKLYCSSGSSQRVYDAFNQELQILLHIRHPNIVKLLGYAEDQGALIMEFVPNGTLHHKLHHASHTPPLAWNQRAAVAFQLASAIAYLHDTCAPHIVHADVKPSNVLLDGDLNCKLCDFGSARVGFSSAVAASGKRRSAAAMITGSPGYTDPLYLRTGLVSKKNDVYSFGVVVLELITGIEAFNPATGERLAARAPALLMNAAEMVDPRLVRGEVDLGEVRAMAELAAKCISETPGTRPSASEILTTMREAIPSLAFMFEKKVSEIRT